GCGGCCCATCGACGTCGTGGATTGCTTTGTGAACTCGCAGAAGGTGGGCAGCGTGGTGGACCAGGCCATCGCAGTGGGGGCCAAAGCTGTTTGGCTGCAGCTGGGGGTTATCGACGAGGCAGCGGCGGAGCGCGCCAAGGCTGCAGGACTGGACGTGGTGATGAACGCCTGCCCGGCCCAGCTCGCGTGGAAGTACAACCTTTAGCGCTTCAGTAACTCTGGATAGTGCCGTTCGGTGACGTCCGGGTGCGCACGCATCCGGCCTTTGAGCATGTTCATGCCGAAGGAAGCCAGGAGCGGGTTGGCGGGGTCATCGGTGATTCCCCGGGCAGCCGCCTTCAGGTCAGGAGCCAGCGGCACCGGTTCAATGACCGCGTCCAGCCGTGGCGACCAAAAGAACGGCACCGAGTAGCGGTCCACGCCGGGCGGAGGCGCCTGCACACGGTGGATGGTCGCCGCGAGGTACCCCTCGGTGGCAACTTCCAGCATCTCGCCGAGGTTTACCACCAACGCTCCGGGCAGCGGTTCCACCGGCAGCCACTCGGTGGTCCCGGGCGGCAGTACTTCAAGGCCGCCCACCTCATCCTGCAGCAGGAGCGTCACGAAGCCGTAATCGGCGTGGGATCCAACGCCCTGGTCGCCGGCTTCTTCCACCACACCGCCTACGTAGTGCACCAGCTTGCCCATCCACGCAGGCGAATCCCGAAAAGGCTCGTCGAAATAGTCCTCGGGCAGATGCAGGGAGACAGCGATGGCCCGCAGCAGTTCCATCCCCACCCCGGACATCAGGTCCGCCCACTCCATCGCGGCAGTCTTCAGCTCCGGGAAGGTTTCATCCGGCCAGAGGTTGGGGCCCTGCAGCAGCCAGTAGGGCTGGTCGGCCGGATAATCCCTGACAGGCTCGCGCTCCGGTGAGTAGTCAATCTGCTCGCGGGCGTCCGCCCTGCCCTGGGTCACCTCCGTGCCCATCCGGGTGTAGCCGCGGAAATGCGGGGAAAGGCGGTTGTCCAGCTTCATCCGCTCCTCAAGCGGCAGGTCGAAGAAGCGCCGGACAGTGCCCAGGAGCTCTTCGGCCTGGCCCGGCCGGCCGCCATATCCCGTGACTTGGAAGAAGCCAACATCGTGGGTGGCGTGCCGCAGCTGCTCAATAAACTCAGGGCGAAAAGACCCGTAAGGCAGCCGTGCGGAACCTAAATCCAGAACAGGTATTGCTCCCTGGTCGCGTGACATCCCTGCACACTAGCACCGTGCAGGCCCGCTTTATAGGCTTCCTATATGGACCCAAGTGCGCTGCGGGAGATCTGCCTGTCTTTCCCGGGAACCTATGAGGATTTCCCCTTCGGGCCCGAAACCTCGGTGTTCAAGGTCCGCGCCCACATTGCCGGCGGGACCCGCCACGAGGCCAAGCTGTTTGCCCTGTCCTCCATGGACCAGGCCGACTTCTACGTGAACCTGAAGTGCGAACCGGCCCTGGCCGTGCAGCTGCGCGCAGTGCACCCGGCCATCACCGGCGCATGGCACATGAACAAAACCCACTGGAATGGCATCCGACTTGACGGCTCGCTGCCGGACGGGATGGTCCGGGACATGGTGGAGGACTCCTATGACCTTGTGGTGGCAGGCTTGAGCCGGAAGCAACAGGAGCAACTGGGGTGGGCAGGCCTCGAGAGGACAGGCGGCAATGACTGAAGAGGGACAGGTTCCGGGCAAGCTCGGATACCCCGGTGTGGGGAGCACGGAGCAGGGCAGCGCTCCGCAAGGCTACGACCGAGTCCTGGAGGAGGCCCGCCTGGGCACTGGACTGGACGTTTACAGGCGGGTGGCGGACGGCATCCTGGGCTGGGAACTGCAGCGGTGGGCAGGGCTCCGGGTCCGGGCCGATTCGCCGCGGGCCGTCCCCGGGGCACACGTGGTGAGCGGATTCGGCGTCGGGCCCTTCCGCCTGCCCGCACCCTGCCAAGTGGTGTGGGTCCACGAGCCGGCCCCCGACGGTGTTCCCCAATCCGCCGGCTTCGGATACGGCACACTGCCTGGCCACCCCGCCCGCGGGGAGGAATCATTCGAGGTGGAGATCAACAGCCAGGGGGAGGTGTGGCTGAGGATCCGTGCCTTCAGCAAGCCCTCCAACTGGTTCTATGCGGCCGGCGGCCCGGTCACCCGGGCGACGCAGCGCTACGTTACTTCCCGGTACATTGAAGGAGCACGCAGTCTCGCCGCGGAAGGAAAAACCAAGTGATCTTTATCGTCGTCAAGTTCAAGGTCAAGCCCGAGTGGTCGGAGCGCTGGCCGGACCTCGTGGCTGATTTCACCGAAGCCACCCGCAAGGAACCGGGCAACCTGTGGTTCGACTGGTCCCGCAGCCTGGACGACCCCAACGAATACGTCCTGGTGGAGGCCTTCAAGGACGACGCGGCCGGCGACCACGTGAACAGCGACCACTTCAAGAAGGCCAT
This window of the Pseudarthrobacter defluvii genome carries:
- a CDS encoding putative quinol monooxygenase translates to MIFIVVKFKVKPEWSERWPDLVADFTEATRKEPGNLWFDWSRSLDDPNEYVLVEAFKDDAAGDHVNSDHFKKAMADMPQALVETPKIISRQLDGEGWDLMGELTI
- a CDS encoding isopenicillin N synthase family dioxygenase; the encoded protein is MSRDQGAIPVLDLGSARLPYGSFRPEFIEQLRHATHDVGFFQVTGYGGRPGQAEELLGTVRRFFDLPLEERMKLDNRLSPHFRGYTRMGTEVTQGRADAREQIDYSPEREPVRDYPADQPYWLLQGPNLWPDETFPELKTAAMEWADLMSGVGMELLRAIAVSLHLPEDYFDEPFRDSPAWMGKLVHYVGGVVEEAGDQGVGSHADYGFVTLLLQDEVGGLEVLPPGTTEWLPVEPLPGALVVNLGEMLEVATEGYLAATIHRVQAPPPGVDRYSVPFFWSPRLDAVIEPVPLAPDLKAAARGITDDPANPLLASFGMNMLKGRMRAHPDVTERHYPELLKR
- a CDS encoding DUF1990 family protein, with amino-acid sequence MTEEGQVPGKLGYPGVGSTEQGSAPQGYDRVLEEARLGTGLDVYRRVADGILGWELQRWAGLRVRADSPRAVPGAHVVSGFGVGPFRLPAPCQVVWVHEPAPDGVPQSAGFGYGTLPGHPARGEESFEVEINSQGEVWLRIRAFSKPSNWFYAAGGPVTRATQRYVTSRYIEGARSLAAEGKTK
- a CDS encoding MmcQ/YjbR family DNA-binding protein, yielding MDPSALREICLSFPGTYEDFPFGPETSVFKVRAHIAGGTRHEAKLFALSSMDQADFYVNLKCEPALAVQLRAVHPAITGAWHMNKTHWNGIRLDGSLPDGMVRDMVEDSYDLVVAGLSRKQQEQLGWAGLERTGGND